The Apium graveolens cultivar Ventura chromosome 6, ASM990537v1, whole genome shotgun sequence genome contains a region encoding:
- the LOC141664214 gene encoding ferric reduction oxidase 2-like has product MDSKVGKIIRGVIMVIIMVVISGYMLIWIMMPTNVYKMTWLPSIRAAASLSTYFGLQGSTLLVNTFPVLFAAVLGCIYLHLGKEIRNQGDSKRQGVGVWRKRVILRGLGIVTLTELAFLIMFLALLVWSFSTYLHVGFSKITPQYAAKKGAKLWEAKLESAAKRLGLIGNICLAFLFFPVTRGSSLLPVFGLTSESSVKYHIWIGHIAMTFLSAHALSYFIFWALTNQLSEMLKWAKVGVSNAAGELALLSGLFMWLTTFPRIRRKFFELFFYTHYLYIPLVFFFVLHVGISYAYIMLPSFYLFIIDRYLRFLQSRQGVGLVSARVLPCETVELNFLKSGGLSYTPTSIMFLNVPSISKMQWHPFTISSSSSLEPETLSVIIKGGGSWSRKLFQTLSSPSSLDRLHVSIEGPYGPASTNFSRHETLVMVSGGSGITPFISIFRELVYLCETLKCNTPKILLISSFKNSSDLTMLDLLLPISSVSSELSKLNLQIEAYITREKQSITTTQNSETLPSYNVWFKPNLSNTAVTPVLGQNSWLWLGAIISSSFIVFLIFMGILTRFYIYPIDHNTNKIYPYSSRAVLNMLLISISIAITASGAFMWNKRNCDVMERKQVQNMEGTPDSGFYKTDREVESFPQQWLAQSTNLHYGERPDLKRYLFERKEASVGVLVCGPKKMRHEVADICSSGLAQNLHFESISFSW; this is encoded by the exons ATGGATTCAAAGGTGGGCAAGATTATCCGAGGAGTGATAATGGTGATAATAATGGTAGTAATATCAGGGTATATGTTAATTTGGATAATGATGCCAACCAATGTTTATAAAATGACTTGGTTGCCCAGTATTCGAGCTGCTGCTTCCTTGTCTACCTACTTTGGCCTCCAAG GTTCAACACTTCTTGTGAACACGTTTCCTGTACTCTTTGCTGCTGTTTTGGGCTGCATTTATCTTCATCTAGGGAAGGAGATTCGTAATCAAGG GGACTCGAAACGACAAGGGGTGGGCGTATGGAGAAAACGGGTGATACTGAGAGGATTGGGGATTGTTACTCTGACGGAGCTTGCTTTCTTAATCATGTTCCTTGCACTTTTGGTCTGGTCTTTCTCAACCTACTTGCATGTTGGTTTTAGTAAAATCACTCCTCAATACGCAGCAAAAAAAGGCGCAAAACT CTGGGAAGCAAAGTTGGAAAGTGCAGCAAAAAGACTAGGGTTGATAGGAAACATTTGTTTGGCATTTCTGTTTTTTCCGGTGACCAGAGGGTCGTCGTTATTGCCTGTGTTTGGACTTACGTCGGAGTCAAGTGTCAAGTATCACATTTGGATTGGCCACATCGCCATGACCTTCTTGTCCGCTCATGCtctttcttatttcattttctGGGCTCTCACAAATCAACTATCAGAG ATGCTGAAATGGGCTAAGGTTGGTGTATCAAATGCAGCCGGAGAACTAGCTTTGTTAAGTGGATTGTTTATGTGGTTAACGACATTCCCTCGCATAAGGAGAAAGTTTTTTGAGCTTTTCTTTTACACTCACTATCTTTACATTCCATTGGTTTTCTTCTTTGTATTACATGTTGGCATCTCTTATGCTTACATCATGCTTCCCAGTTTCTACCTCTTCATCATCGATCGATACCTCCGATTCTTGCAATCACGACAAGGCGTTGGTCTAGTTTCTGCGCGTGTTCTTCCATGTGAAACTGTTGAACTAAACTTCTTAAAAAGTGGAG GTTTGAGTTATACACCAACAAGCATTATGTTTTTGAATGTGCCAAGCATTTCTAAaatgcaatggcatccatttacAATTAGTTCCAGTAGTAGCTTGGAGCCAGAGACACTTAGTGTCATCATTAAAGGTGGAGGAAGCTGGTCCAGGAAGCTTTTTCAAACACTTTCTTCGCCATCTTCTCTTGATCGTCTTCATGTCTCCATCGAGGGACCTTATGGACCTGCATCGACTAATTTCTCAAG GCACGAGACACTGGTGATGGTGAGTGGTGGAAGCGGCATTACGCCATTTATATCCATCTTTAGGGAGCTTGTTTACTTGTGTGAGACACTGAAATGCAACACCCCAAAGATTCTCCTCATTAGTTCCTTTAAGAACTCTTCTGATCTAACCATGCTAGACCTACTCCTTCCGATTTCTAGTGTCTCCTCTGAACTTTCCAAGTTGAATCTACAAATTGAAGCATATATAACCAGGGAAAAACAATCAATTACAACAACTCAAAACAGTGAAACACTACCAAGTTATAATGTCTGGTTCAAACCAAATCTATCAAACACTGCTGTAACTCCAGTTCTAGGCCAAAACAGTTGGCTTTGGCTTGGAGCAATAATCTCATCGTCTTTCATTGTTTTTCTCATCTTCATGGGAATTTTGACTCGATTCTATATTTACCCCATTGATCATAACACGAATAAGATTTATCCATACTCATCTAGAGCTGTTCTTAACATGTTACTCATAAGTATTTCTATAGCCATCACTGCAAGTGGTGCATTTATGTGGAACAAGAGGAACTGTGATGTCATGGAAAGAAAGCAAGTTCAGAACATGGAAGGCACTCCAGATTCGGGGTTTTATAAAACGGATAGAGAAGTTGAAAGCTTCCCACAACAATGGCTAGCTCAATCTACTAATCTGCACTACGGAGAGAGGCCGGACTTAAAGA GATATCTATTTGAGAGAAAGGAAGCAAGTGTGGGAGTACTTGTTTGTGGTCCAAAGAAGATGAGACATGAGGTTGCAGACATTTGTTCATCTGGTCTGGCACAAAACCTGCATTTCGAATCCATTAGCTTCAGCTGGTAA